One Amycolatopsis sp. NBC_00355 genomic window carries:
- the ectB gene encoding diaminobutyrate--2-oxoglutarate transaminase, translating into MSIFEELESEVRSYSRGWPVVFDRAQGSWLHDESGKGYLDFFAGAGALNYGHNNPALKQALIDYIQRDGVTHALDMYTVAKRDFLQTFRDKILDPRNLNYKVVFPGPGGANAVEAALKLARKVTGKESVINFTNAFHGMTLGALSVTGNSMKRGAAGIPLVHATPMPYDRYFDGAMPDFLYFEKLLEDSGSGLNEPAAVIVEGVQGEGGINAARLEWLKGLDDLCKRHNILLILDDVQMGCGRTGPFFSFEDAGISPDIVCLSKSISGYGLPMALTLIKPELDVWEPGEHNGTFRGISPAFVTATEAINTYWSDDELEKSTKAMGERIATAFTGLVEAYPEAKLFAKGRGLARGLEFENGELAGRVCAEAFARGLLMETSGPDGEVMKLLPPLTLTDDELTQGLSIIDESVKAVLSK; encoded by the coding sequence ATGAGCATCTTCGAAGAGCTCGAATCCGAAGTACGCAGCTACAGCCGCGGCTGGCCCGTCGTGTTCGACCGCGCGCAGGGGAGCTGGCTCCACGACGAGAGCGGCAAGGGCTACCTGGACTTCTTCGCCGGCGCGGGCGCGCTCAACTATGGGCACAACAACCCGGCGCTGAAGCAGGCCCTGATCGACTACATCCAGCGTGACGGCGTCACGCACGCGCTGGACATGTACACCGTGGCCAAGCGCGACTTCCTGCAGACCTTCCGCGACAAGATCCTCGACCCGCGCAACCTGAACTACAAGGTCGTGTTCCCGGGTCCGGGTGGCGCGAACGCCGTCGAGGCCGCGCTGAAGCTGGCGCGGAAGGTGACCGGCAAGGAGTCGGTCATCAACTTCACCAACGCCTTCCACGGCATGACGCTCGGCGCGCTGTCGGTCACCGGCAACTCGATGAAGCGCGGCGCCGCGGGCATCCCGCTGGTGCACGCCACGCCGATGCCGTACGACCGGTACTTCGACGGCGCCATGCCGGACTTCCTCTACTTCGAGAAGCTCCTCGAAGACTCCGGCAGCGGGCTCAACGAGCCGGCCGCCGTGATCGTCGAGGGCGTCCAGGGCGAGGGCGGCATCAACGCCGCGCGCCTGGAGTGGCTGAAGGGTCTCGACGACCTCTGCAAGCGCCACAACATCCTGCTGATCCTCGACGACGTCCAGATGGGCTGCGGCCGCACCGGGCCGTTCTTCAGCTTCGAGGACGCCGGGATCTCCCCGGACATCGTCTGCCTGTCGAAGTCCATCAGCGGGTACGGCCTGCCGATGGCGCTGACGCTGATCAAGCCGGAGCTCGACGTCTGGGAGCCCGGCGAGCACAACGGCACGTTCCGCGGCATCAGCCCGGCGTTCGTCACCGCCACCGAGGCGATCAACACCTACTGGAGCGACGACGAGCTGGAGAAGTCGACCAAGGCCATGGGGGAGCGCATCGCCACCGCGTTCACCGGGCTCGTCGAGGCCTACCCGGAGGCGAAGCTGTTCGCCAAGGGCCGCGGTCTCGCCCGCGGTCTGGAGTTCGAAAACGGCGAGCTGGCCGGGCGCGTCTGCGCCGAAGCCTTCGCCCGCGGCCTGCTCATGGAGACGTCCGGTCCGGACGGCGAAGTCATGAAGCTGCTGCCGCCCCTGACCCTGACCGACGACGAGCTGACGCAGGGTCTGTCCATCATCGACGAGTCCGTCAAGGCCGTCCTGAGCAAGTAG
- a CDS encoding patatin-like protein — MAEQAEPWRQEIRLAMTMVGGASLAIWMGGVATETSQLLRESRGDAEAGLYRGLLDLLRATVSIDVLTGTSAGGINAACLGLAEAFGSTPQVLRDTWLRIGSLENLLRDPAEAQPRSVLDGDRVLLGDLAQALHEITGPGTPPAEPPDITVLLTGTMIDGETTRFDDALGNLVRDTEHRMLFRFEGPLWTEGVQGPLALAARSTASFPGAFELARLPIGAEGADELHPDMTAYTDLTRSHWLTDGGVLLNKPLRPALREIFERPSHADVRRLLLYVVPTGEKEATGLACDPAAPPLLANAMSKVVSTVMSQSISAELEELTRHNDAVVRTRDTRVSLAALGLRGGPESLIDKRVATAYLDRRTAEDAAELVQVASRRYALSDVDTEDREWASGMSQQLRAVAVTGLSAGIPLAPPSASMSVPELVGYRTSALDDAVATGLQLINAGFRLGPAAGEAKALNDTRAGLHAARKTSARGVRLAQWIAAHDGPGASSTLEVWIRELAQEWAGLGRSDAVAQAWPLVVAALREAAPTLRTLANAALRDATAPTSRALADGALESANAALETADTVSVLLDWLALENGADNIVQGRLLGLHVATRGLLAQAPSVDQRVELVQVSADSRTLLDLKRRRSWDKLTGMQADYFGAFYKGSWRASDWMWGRVDGAGWLVQCLLDPARLKTLRDLIGPEAFRDEVVAALGPLWREPDPADNGEPAELRQLKEQLTAELAFLGLDCALKPVAEFSDDPPISMPVTAMVLARMRQAQIAAEELPVVAEQAQADVEVGGCSGAASAAFRARSARPIGDADTAQRVFQVCQVSAEKLAGEQGTAQLTRTLVKLGAAVVNAGVVAFRLPGGWPQTVAGILRTVARSTAKVTQSASKLGTLGSLAAGVLALLAGLVIGDSSGAILQWIGLPVLAGAVVYLATALLTMGRTPRRLVGVLGALVVAALLLAAFLPPIARPFFGWLGNVVAGWRRGDGAVWWLVVSGLLILPAVVMPVSGAWRRLRHRRRP; from the coding sequence ATGGCGGAGCAAGCGGAACCGTGGCGGCAGGAGATCCGCCTGGCCATGACGATGGTCGGCGGCGCCAGCCTCGCCATCTGGATGGGCGGCGTCGCCACCGAGACCTCCCAGCTGCTGCGGGAGTCCCGGGGCGACGCCGAGGCGGGCCTCTACCGCGGGCTGCTCGACCTGCTGCGCGCCACGGTGTCGATCGACGTCCTGACCGGCACCAGCGCCGGCGGGATCAACGCGGCCTGCCTCGGGCTGGCGGAGGCGTTCGGCTCGACGCCACAGGTGCTGCGTGACACGTGGCTCCGGATCGGCTCGCTGGAGAACCTCCTGCGCGACCCCGCGGAGGCGCAGCCGCGGTCGGTGCTGGACGGCGACCGCGTGCTGCTCGGCGACCTGGCGCAGGCGCTGCACGAGATCACCGGGCCGGGCACCCCGCCCGCCGAGCCGCCGGACATCACCGTGCTGCTCACCGGCACGATGATCGACGGCGAGACGACCCGGTTCGACGACGCGCTGGGGAACCTGGTGCGCGACACCGAACACCGGATGCTCTTCCGCTTCGAAGGTCCACTGTGGACGGAGGGCGTGCAGGGGCCGCTCGCGCTCGCCGCGCGCTCGACCGCGTCGTTCCCCGGCGCGTTCGAGCTGGCCCGGCTGCCGATCGGTGCCGAGGGCGCCGACGAGCTGCACCCCGACATGACGGCCTACACCGACCTGACCCGCTCGCACTGGCTGACCGACGGCGGGGTGCTGCTCAACAAGCCGCTGCGCCCGGCCCTGCGGGAGATCTTCGAACGCCCGTCCCACGCCGACGTCCGGCGGCTGCTGCTCTACGTCGTGCCGACCGGGGAAAAGGAGGCGACCGGACTCGCCTGCGACCCGGCGGCCCCGCCGCTGCTGGCGAACGCGATGAGCAAGGTCGTCTCGACGGTGATGAGCCAGTCGATCAGCGCCGAGCTGGAGGAGCTGACCCGGCACAACGACGCCGTCGTCCGCACCCGCGACACCCGCGTCTCGCTGGCCGCGCTCGGGCTGCGCGGCGGGCCGGAGTCGCTGATCGACAAGCGCGTGGCCACCGCGTACCTGGACCGGCGCACGGCCGAGGACGCCGCGGAACTGGTCCAGGTGGCCAGCCGCCGGTACGCACTGTCCGATGTGGACACCGAGGACCGCGAGTGGGCGTCCGGGATGTCGCAGCAGCTGCGCGCCGTCGCCGTCACCGGGCTCAGCGCCGGCATCCCGCTGGCCCCGCCGTCGGCGAGCATGTCCGTGCCCGAACTGGTCGGCTACCGCACGAGCGCGCTCGACGACGCCGTGGCGACCGGGCTGCAGCTGATCAACGCCGGGTTCCGGCTCGGGCCGGCCGCCGGGGAAGCCAAGGCGCTCAACGACACGCGGGCCGGGCTGCACGCGGCGCGGAAGACGTCGGCCCGCGGGGTGCGGCTGGCGCAGTGGATCGCCGCGCACGACGGGCCCGGCGCGAGCAGCACCCTCGAGGTGTGGATCCGCGAGCTGGCGCAGGAGTGGGCCGGGCTCGGCCGCTCGGACGCGGTCGCGCAGGCCTGGCCGCTGGTCGTCGCGGCCCTGCGGGAGGCGGCGCCGACGCTGCGGACGCTGGCGAACGCGGCCCTGCGGGACGCGACGGCGCCGACGTCGCGGGCGCTCGCCGACGGGGCCCTCGAGTCCGCCAACGCGGCCCTCGAGACCGCCGACACCGTCTCGGTCCTGCTGGACTGGCTGGCCCTCGAGAACGGGGCCGACAACATCGTCCAAGGGCGGCTGCTCGGCCTCCACGTCGCGACGCGCGGGCTGCTCGCCCAGGCGCCGTCGGTCGACCAGCGCGTCGAACTCGTGCAGGTCAGCGCCGATTCCCGGACCCTGCTGGACCTGAAGCGGCGCCGGTCGTGGGACAAACTGACCGGGATGCAGGCCGACTACTTCGGGGCCTTCTACAAAGGGTCCTGGCGGGCCAGCGACTGGATGTGGGGGCGCGTCGACGGCGCCGGCTGGCTGGTCCAGTGCCTGCTCGACCCGGCCCGGCTGAAGACCCTGCGCGACCTCATCGGGCCCGAGGCGTTCCGCGACGAGGTCGTCGCGGCGCTGGGCCCGCTCTGGCGCGAGCCGGACCCCGCCGACAACGGCGAGCCGGCCGAACTGCGGCAGCTCAAGGAGCAGCTGACCGCCGAACTGGCGTTCCTCGGGCTGGACTGCGCGCTGAAACCGGTCGCGGAGTTCTCGGACGACCCGCCGATCAGCATGCCGGTGACGGCCATGGTGCTCGCGCGGATGCGGCAGGCGCAGATCGCCGCGGAGGAGCTGCCGGTGGTCGCCGAGCAGGCCCAGGCCGACGTCGAGGTCGGCGGGTGCAGCGGCGCGGCGTCGGCGGCGTTCCGGGCGCGGAGCGCGCGGCCGATCGGCGACGCGGACACCGCTCAGCGCGTCTTCCAGGTCTGCCAGGTCTCGGCGGAGAAGCTGGCCGGCGAGCAGGGCACCGCGCAGCTGACGCGGACGCTGGTCAAGCTCGGCGCGGCCGTCGTCAACGCCGGCGTGGTCGCGTTCCGGCTGCCCGGCGGCTGGCCGCAGACCGTCGCGGGCATCCTGCGGACGGTGGCCCGGAGCACGGCGAAGGTCACGCAGAGCGCGTCGAAGCTGGGCACGCTCGGCTCGCTGGCGGCGGGTGTGCTGGCGCTGCTGGCCGGCCTGGTCATCGGCGACAGCAGTGGCGCGATCCTGCAGTGGATCGGCCTCCCGGTGCTGGCCGGCGCGGTCGTGTACCTGGCCACGGCCCTGCTCACGATGGGCCGCACGCCACGGCGGCTGGTCGGGGTACTCGGCGCCCTGGTGGTGGCGGCGCTGCTGCTGGCGGCGTTCCTGCCTCCGATCGCGAGGCCGTTCTTCGGCTGGCTCGGCAACGTGGTAGCCGGCTGGCGCCGCGGCGACGGCGCGGTGTGGTGGCTGGTCGTCTCGGGCCTGCTGATCCTCCCGGCGGTGGTGATGCCGGTGAGCGGCGCCTGGCGACGTCTCCGCCACCGCCGTCGCCCCTGA
- a CDS encoding maleylpyruvate isomerase family mycothiol-dependent enzyme, with amino-acid sequence MNPWGPPIDVLPYFAKEEQSLMTLLGALTEEDWTRPTMCTGWSVKDIAAHLLGDKVGRLSRGRDGHSADGPRPGEAFPRFIDRLNEEWVVACRRLSTDVLLTMLYEFMGQTTEYWAKLDLDVLGEPVSWAGDAPAPRWLDAARDYSEFWVHHVQLREALEHTPLEAEHAEPIADTFVRALPHTLRDVEARVGKQVGYTVTGPGGGKWHARLERDGWVLDRGAPPSRTPLATVTTDLDTFWRLCTRNAPDLGRVKTSGDENVCATILGMTSIIV; translated from the coding sequence ATGAATCCTTGGGGTCCGCCGATCGACGTCCTCCCGTACTTCGCGAAGGAGGAGCAGTCCTTGATGACGCTGCTCGGCGCGTTGACCGAGGAAGACTGGACGCGGCCGACGATGTGCACCGGCTGGTCGGTCAAGGACATCGCGGCCCACCTGCTGGGCGACAAGGTCGGCCGCCTGTCCCGTGGCCGCGACGGCCACTCCGCCGACGGCCCGCGCCCCGGTGAGGCGTTCCCGCGGTTCATCGACCGGCTCAACGAGGAGTGGGTCGTCGCCTGCCGCCGCCTCTCGACGGACGTCCTGCTGACGATGCTGTACGAGTTCATGGGCCAGACCACCGAGTACTGGGCGAAGCTCGACCTCGACGTCCTGGGCGAGCCGGTGAGCTGGGCGGGTGACGCGCCGGCGCCGCGCTGGCTGGACGCGGCCCGGGACTATTCGGAGTTCTGGGTCCACCACGTGCAGCTGCGCGAGGCCCTGGAGCACACGCCGCTGGAGGCCGAGCACGCCGAGCCGATCGCCGACACGTTCGTCCGCGCGCTGCCGCACACCCTGCGCGACGTCGAGGCCCGCGTCGGCAAGCAGGTCGGCTACACGGTGACCGGTCCGGGCGGCGGCAAGTGGCACGCGCGCCTCGAGCGTGACGGCTGGGTCCTGGACCGCGGCGCCCCGCCGTCCCGCACGCCGCTGGCCACGGTGACAACGGACCTGGACACGTTCTGGCGCCTCTGCACCCGCAACGCCCCCGACCTCGGCCGCGTCAAGACATCAGGCGACGAAAACGTTTGCGCGACGATCCTCGGGATGACGTCGATCATCGTCTGA
- the ectA gene encoding diaminobutyrate acetyltransferase: MSVTHLIESPTKADGAALWRIARDSAKLDLNSPYAYMLWCRDFAETSVVAREDGKAVGFVIAYRRPDEPEAALVWQVAVDASQRGKGLAGALLDALYTRLVGAGVRYLETTITPDNEASIRLFTSFAKRWNTAMETSVLFGGDEFPEAGHLAEELYRIGPLSVRTDPGE; this comes from the coding sequence ATGTCCGTAACGCACTTGATCGAATCGCCGACCAAGGCGGACGGCGCGGCGCTGTGGCGAATCGCGCGTGATTCCGCCAAGCTCGATCTCAACTCGCCGTACGCATACATGCTGTGGTGCCGCGATTTCGCCGAGACATCGGTGGTCGCGCGCGAGGACGGCAAGGCGGTCGGATTCGTCATCGCCTACCGCCGGCCCGACGAGCCCGAGGCCGCGCTCGTCTGGCAGGTCGCGGTCGACGCGTCGCAACGAGGGAAGGGCCTGGCCGGGGCCCTGCTCGACGCGTTGTACACGCGCCTGGTCGGCGCGGGGGTGCGTTACCTCGAGACCACCATCACCCCGGACAACGAAGCGTCCATCCGGCTGTTCACGTCGTTCGCGAAGCGCTGGAACACCGCGATGGAAACCAGCGTGCTGTTCGGCGGGGACGAATTCCCCGAAGCCGGGCACCTGGCCGAAGAGCTTTACCGCATCGGTCCGCTATCGGTACGCACAGATCCGGGCGAGTAG
- a CDS encoding dipeptidase, whose product MTNEALQRATELLDGVILADGHNDLPWELRQHGGANPVEAVASLDLTVRQPALHTDFPKLADGKLGMQFWSVYVPCEFEGHSAVTAVLEQIEVVHQLAERYPDRLRLVDTADEAEAAFADGRIASLLGAEGGHSIAESLGVLRILRRLGVRYMTLTHNFNTTWADSGTDEPVHGGLTEFGRDVVREMNKIGMMVDLSHVAPSTMRAAIEVSSVPVIFSHSSCVAVNDHPRNIPDDVFAKLPGNGGVAMVTFVPAFISPKVAAWDERLKAAMAEAGQDYRNLTQRGKFVAEWDAPAKPKATVDDVVAHVEHAREVAGVDHIGLGGDYDGVGALPEGLEDTSKYPVLFAALLDRGWSDDDCAKLAGKNTLRVLRDVDAYTR is encoded by the coding sequence ATGACTAACGAGGCACTACAGCGTGCTACCGAACTGCTGGACGGGGTCATCCTCGCCGACGGGCACAACGACCTGCCGTGGGAGCTGCGGCAGCACGGTGGCGCGAACCCGGTCGAGGCGGTCGCCTCGCTCGACCTGACCGTCCGGCAGCCCGCGTTGCACACCGACTTCCCGAAGCTCGCCGACGGGAAGCTGGGCATGCAGTTCTGGTCGGTGTACGTGCCGTGTGAGTTCGAAGGCCACAGCGCGGTGACCGCCGTGCTGGAGCAGATCGAGGTCGTCCACCAGCTCGCCGAGCGCTACCCCGACCGGCTCCGGCTGGTCGACACCGCGGATGAGGCCGAGGCGGCGTTCGCCGACGGCCGGATCGCGTCGCTGCTCGGCGCCGAAGGCGGGCACAGCATCGCCGAGTCGCTCGGGGTGCTGCGGATCCTGCGCCGCCTCGGCGTCCGGTACATGACGCTGACGCACAACTTCAACACGACCTGGGCCGACTCGGGCACCGACGAGCCGGTCCACGGCGGGCTCACCGAGTTCGGCCGCGACGTCGTGCGCGAGATGAACAAGATCGGGATGATGGTCGACCTCTCGCACGTCGCGCCGTCGACGATGCGGGCGGCGATCGAGGTCAGCTCGGTGCCGGTGATCTTCAGCCACTCGTCGTGCGTCGCGGTCAACGACCACCCGCGCAACATCCCCGACGACGTCTTCGCGAAGCTGCCCGGCAACGGCGGCGTCGCGATGGTCACCTTCGTGCCCGCGTTCATCTCGCCGAAGGTCGCGGCCTGGGACGAGCGGCTCAAGGCGGCCATGGCCGAGGCCGGGCAGGACTACCGCAACCTCACCCAGCGCGGGAAGTTCGTCGCGGAGTGGGACGCGCCGGCCAAGCCGAAGGCGACCGTCGACGACGTCGTCGCGCACGTCGAGCACGCCCGAGAGGTGGCCGGGGTCGACCACATCGGCCTCGGCGGCGACTACGACGGCGTCGGCGCGCTGCCGGAGGGGCTGGAGGACACGTCCAAGTACCCGGTGTTGTTCGCCGCGCTGCTCGACCGGGGGTGGAGTGACGACGACTGCGCGAAACTGGCCGGGAAGAACACGCTCCGCGTGCTCCGGGACGTCGACGCGTACACCCGTTAG
- a CDS encoding DUF445 domain-containing protein codes for MGSFLAGIVADFAQHWPLYVSIPIVAALIGYGTKLVAIRMMFQPVEFIGIKPFFGWQGIVPKRAARMASIACDTMTEQLIKPAEVVARLDAGRIAKEIEKPLLAGVEDIVREVAGHYQPGLWESLPVRVQQLVIERVQHESPRMVAAVLDLIKSDVDSVFDLKGMVVTSLVKDKRLLNRIFQEAGAQEFKFIARSGLVFGGAIGLIQMIAWVLFKFPLIMPVFGLFTGWFTDWLALRMIFFPIEPKKYFGVEWQGLFLKRRKEVAEAYGELIAKEIITPHNVIEAILHGPLSDRVLALIQRQLDAELGRVARPLVVFAVGSRKYQDMKLSIAEQIMNRLPETMRYIEDYATDAMDIRNVLVSKMKELSPHEFERLLRPAFEQDEWILIATGAVLGFAVGEAQVLLLEHLAA; via the coding sequence GTGGGGTCGTTCCTCGCCGGCATCGTCGCCGACTTCGCGCAGCACTGGCCCCTGTACGTCTCGATCCCGATCGTCGCGGCCCTGATCGGGTACGGTACCAAGCTCGTCGCGATCCGGATGATGTTCCAGCCGGTCGAGTTCATCGGCATCAAGCCGTTCTTCGGCTGGCAGGGCATCGTGCCGAAGCGTGCCGCGCGGATGGCGAGCATCGCCTGCGACACGATGACCGAGCAGCTGATCAAGCCGGCCGAGGTCGTCGCCCGGCTCGACGCCGGCCGGATCGCCAAGGAGATCGAGAAACCGCTGCTCGCGGGCGTCGAGGACATCGTGCGCGAGGTCGCCGGCCACTACCAGCCGGGGCTGTGGGAGTCGCTGCCGGTGCGGGTGCAGCAGCTGGTGATCGAGCGCGTCCAGCACGAGTCGCCGCGGATGGTCGCCGCCGTCCTCGATCTAATCAAGTCCGATGTGGACAGTGTGTTCGACCTCAAGGGCATGGTGGTCACCAGCCTGGTCAAGGACAAGCGGCTGCTCAACCGGATCTTCCAGGAAGCCGGCGCCCAGGAGTTCAAGTTCATCGCGCGCTCGGGCCTGGTGTTCGGCGGCGCGATCGGCTTGATCCAGATGATCGCCTGGGTGCTGTTCAAGTTCCCGCTGATCATGCCGGTGTTCGGCCTGTTCACCGGCTGGTTCACCGACTGGCTCGCGCTGCGGATGATCTTCTTCCCGATCGAGCCCAAGAAGTACTTCGGCGTCGAGTGGCAAGGGCTGTTCCTGAAGCGGCGCAAAGAGGTCGCGGAGGCGTACGGCGAGCTGATCGCGAAGGAGATCATCACGCCGCACAACGTCATCGAGGCGATCCTGCACGGCCCGCTGTCCGACCGCGTCCTCGCGCTGATCCAGCGCCAGCTGGACGCGGAACTCGGCCGGGTCGCGCGGCCGCTGGTGGTGTTCGCCGTGGGCAGCCGCAAATACCAGGACATGAAGCTCTCGATCGCCGAGCAGATCATGAACCGCCTGCCGGAGACGATGCGCTACATCGAGGACTACGCCACGGACGCGATGGACATCCGCAACGTCCTGGTGTCGAAGATGAAGGAGCTGTCCCCGCACGAGTTCGAGCGCCTGCTGCGCCCGGCCTTCGAGCAGGACGAATGGATCCTCATCGCGACCGGCGCGGTCCTGGGCTTCGCGGTCGGTGAGGCGCAGGTGCTGCTGCTGGAGCACCTCGCGGCTTAG
- a CDS encoding ectoine synthase, with protein MLVRTLDEVTDTDADIKTPNWRSKRIILAKEGVGFSVHETTLYAGTVNDFWYANHIEAVFITSGEGEIEDLATGKVHELKPGTLYLLNDHDKHQVRPRTEIKCVCVFNPPVTGREVHDENGVYPLITEES; from the coding sequence GTGCTCGTTCGCACGCTCGACGAGGTGACCGACACCGACGCCGACATCAAGACCCCCAACTGGCGCAGCAAGCGCATCATCCTGGCGAAGGAGGGTGTCGGCTTCTCGGTGCACGAGACCACGCTCTACGCCGGGACCGTCAACGACTTCTGGTACGCGAACCACATCGAGGCCGTGTTCATCACCTCGGGCGAGGGTGAGATCGAGGACCTCGCCACCGGCAAGGTGCACGAGCTCAAGCCCGGCACGCTGTACCTGCTGAACGACCACGACAAGCACCAGGTCCGGCCGCGGACCGAGATCAAGTGCGTGTGCGTGTTCAACCCCCCGGTGACCGGCCGCGAGGTGCACGACGAGAACGGCGTGTACCCGCTGATCACCGAGGAATCGTAA
- a CDS encoding LapA family protein — protein MTHARGDAAGHPTGSADHDLPGNLPGTEVPEGALEPAELRAGDVRPGTEEVTPVRPAPARVGTASTTSRGKGKARPTRISGTWVAVIAGLLVLTVLLVFILQNLDPATVHFFGAEGSLPLAIAMLFSALGGAALVALIGGARILQLRKQARHPRR, from the coding sequence ATGACGCACGCGCGCGGGGACGCGGCCGGCCACCCCACCGGCTCCGCAGACCACGACCTGCCCGGGAATCTCCCCGGAACCGAGGTGCCGGAAGGCGCGCTGGAGCCCGCCGAGCTGCGCGCCGGCGACGTCCGGCCGGGCACGGAAGAGGTGACCCCGGTGCGGCCGGCGCCGGCCCGGGTCGGCACGGCGTCGACGACGAGCCGGGGCAAGGGCAAGGCCCGGCCGACGCGGATCAGCGGCACCTGGGTCGCGGTGATCGCCGGCCTGCTCGTGCTGACCGTGCTGCTGGTGTTCATCCTGCAGAACCTCGACCCGGCGACGGTCCACTTCTTCGGCGCCGAAGGCAGCCTGCCGCTGGCCATCGCGATGCTGTTCTCGGCCCTGGGCGGCGCGGCGCTGGTCGCCCTGATCGGCGGCGCCCGCATCCTGCAACTGCGGAAGCAGGCTCGCCACCCGCGCCGCTGA
- a CDS encoding zinc-binding dehydrogenase yields MGELRRSGGHVRSRSDPPEPTTEIVALWGPFLTAYGDVVNHVGAIPLAATRTAAKKQRLLDAGAAHVIVTDDEDVVARTREVTAGHGADFVFDAVAGPGVRALSDATAKGGTLVVPETPFPLWTPPTMRMFNAFELTMNPQRLDRTFDFFDIAESHRYLEANGQFGKVVVTVGG; encoded by the coding sequence GTGGGCGAACTACGGCGAAGCGGCGGTCACGTCCGCAGCCGCAGTGATCCACCGGAGCCCACGACCGAGATCGTCGCGCTGTGGGGGCCGTTCCTCACCGCGTACGGCGACGTCGTCAACCACGTCGGCGCGATCCCGCTCGCCGCCACGCGCACCGCGGCGAAGAAGCAGCGGCTGCTGGACGCGGGCGCGGCGCACGTGATCGTGACCGACGACGAGGACGTCGTCGCCCGCACCCGCGAGGTCACCGCGGGCCACGGCGCGGACTTCGTGTTCGACGCGGTCGCCGGGCCGGGCGTGCGTGCCCTGTCCGACGCGACGGCGAAGGGCGGCACGCTAGTCGTCCCCGAGACACCGTTCCCGCTGTGGACCCCGCCGACCATGCGGATGTTCAACGCGTTCGAGCTGACCATGAACCCGCAGCGGCTGGACCGGACGTTCGACTTCTTCGACATCGCCGAGTCGCACCGGTACCTCGAAGCGAACGGCCAGTTCGGCAAGGTGGTGGTCACGGTCGGCGGCTGA
- a CDS encoding Abi-alpha family protein: MNAERPNGRGTGDEVADLARRAGQLAGWAARTGFAFTRRLPGVETAERGVRQVERQLLGELRRRLDEVDDPYHAALTAASAMNRPAVSGSRPIEATVTLVPARDNQAEPLRAAMAELLNHSIGFGRARAREYFYAIILRQLTPDEARILSALSDGSPFPAIDVAERTSLGGAGRLVLRNASTVGKVAGVSLPDQVPGYVTRLIGLGLVDLDEEVPSLETQYEILMTDETVRDAEKHVKRAKFVKRTIHVSRLGAEFWQACDPSLG; encoded by the coding sequence GTGAACGCAGAGCGACCGAACGGCCGGGGCACCGGCGACGAGGTGGCCGACCTGGCCCGCCGCGCCGGTCAGCTGGCCGGCTGGGCCGCGCGCACCGGCTTCGCGTTCACCCGCCGGCTGCCCGGTGTGGAGACCGCCGAACGCGGGGTGCGGCAGGTCGAGCGCCAGCTGCTGGGCGAGCTGCGGCGACGGCTCGACGAGGTCGACGACCCGTACCACGCGGCGCTCACCGCGGCGTCCGCGATGAACCGCCCGGCGGTGTCGGGCTCCCGGCCGATCGAAGCCACCGTCACGCTCGTGCCCGCGCGCGACAACCAGGCCGAGCCGCTGCGCGCCGCGATGGCCGAGCTGCTCAACCACTCCATCGGCTTCGGCCGCGCCCGGGCCCGCGAGTACTTCTACGCGATCATCCTGCGCCAGCTGACGCCGGACGAGGCCCGCATCCTGTCGGCGCTGTCGGACGGCTCGCCGTTCCCCGCGATCGACGTCGCCGAGCGCACCAGCCTCGGCGGCGCGGGCCGGCTGGTGCTGCGCAACGCGTCGACCGTCGGCAAGGTCGCCGGCGTCTCGCTGCCCGACCAGGTGCCCGGCTACGTCACGCGGCTGATCGGGCTCGGCCTGGTCGACCTCGACGAAGAGGTGCCGTCGCTGGAGACGCAGTACGAGATCCTGATGACGGACGAGACCGTGCGCGACGCCGAGAAGCACGTCAAGCGCGCGAAGTTCGTCAAACGGACGATCCACGTCTCGCGCCTCGGCGCGGAGTTCTGGCAGGCCTGCGACCCGAGTCTCGGCTGA